Proteins from a single region of Runella sp. SP2:
- a CDS encoding hybrid sensor histidine kinase/response regulator: protein MSTETLKLLIVDDDEDDFYLTSDYLKEIPSKTFDITWANSFNEGIKKLTQDNFDLCFFDFLLGAKTGIDLLKMALERGVSCPIVLLTGKGDQHIDLEAMRLGAMDYLVKSELDSEKLNRCIRYSLERAESVRRLRESETRLRNIFEHMKDAVLLKRPNGLIFYHNTAALTLLGFDETDIRQLHFRDLFVTVSDYDRYVQALEHRDSLDHFDALLLRKNNERMLCSLHISRHTDSEGIPYIMIVIQDITTRKKLERDRLLAEKAASTARLVRTLAHEVRNPLTNIHLSLDQLEPELEDEDLRLFTDIIRRNGHRINGLITELLNSFKPQETILKHVSIQDILEAALAEAIDRINLKKITLVKEFGQACFLELDESKIKIALLNLIINAIEAMEPESGVLTIVTYIDDETCFVKVQDNGSGISPENLNRLFEPYFTSKTNGLGLGLAATLTILHSHQATVEVESELEKGTTFTVMFPLAKYTSFAEEEMV from the coding sequence ATGAGCACCGAAACCCTCAAACTCCTCATCGTTGACGACGACGAAGATGATTTTTATCTAACCTCCGACTACCTCAAAGAAATACCTTCCAAGACGTTTGACATCACTTGGGCAAATTCATTCAATGAGGGCATCAAAAAACTCACGCAGGATAACTTCGACCTCTGTTTTTTTGATTTTTTGTTGGGGGCAAAAACGGGTATCGACTTGCTCAAAATGGCCCTCGAAAGGGGCGTAAGTTGCCCCATCGTGCTGCTTACGGGAAAAGGCGACCAGCACATCGACCTCGAAGCCATGCGTCTGGGTGCGATGGATTATCTGGTTAAAAGTGAGTTGGATTCTGAAAAATTAAATCGGTGTATTCGGTATTCATTGGAGCGTGCAGAAAGTGTTCGGCGGCTACGAGAAAGCGAAACCAGGCTGCGTAATATTTTTGAGCACATGAAAGATGCGGTGCTTTTGAAGCGCCCCAATGGACTCATTTTTTACCACAATACTGCCGCCCTTACCCTCCTTGGATTTGACGAAACCGACATCCGACAGCTTCATTTTCGCGATTTGTTTGTCACTGTTTCTGATTATGACCGCTACGTACAGGCCCTTGAGCACCGCGATTCGTTAGACCATTTCGATGCGCTATTGCTCCGAAAAAACAACGAACGAATGCTCTGTTCTCTCCACATCAGCAGGCACACCGACAGCGAGGGGATTCCGTACATTATGATTGTCATTCAGGATATTACGACCCGAAAAAAACTTGAACGAGACCGATTACTGGCCGAAAAAGCCGCTTCAACAGCCCGTCTTGTACGAACGCTTGCCCACGAAGTTCGGAACCCCCTTACCAACATACACCTGTCGCTCGATCAACTAGAACCTGAGCTTGAAGACGAAGATTTACGCCTTTTTACAGATATAATTCGGCGAAACGGCCACCGAATCAACGGCCTCATCACCGAACTCCTCAACTCCTTTAAACCCCAAGAAACGATTCTCAAACACGTTTCTATTCAAGATATTTTGGAAGCAGCCCTTGCTGAGGCCATCGACCGCATCAATTTGAAGAAAATTACACTGGTCAAAGAATTTGGACAGGCGTGTTTTTTGGAGTTAGACGAGTCAAAAATTAAAATTGCCCTACTCAATCTTATTATCAATGCCATCGAGGCCATGGAACCCGAATCGGGCGTGCTGACCATTGTTACTTACATCGACGACGAAACCTGTTTTGTCAAAGTCCAAGACAATGGCTCGGGGATTAGCCCAGAAAACCTAAACCGTTTATTTGAGCCTTATTTTACCTCAAAAACAAACGGTTTAGGCTTGGGATTAGCCGCTACGCTTACCATTTTACATTCGCATCAAGCGACGGTCGAAGTCGAATCCGAACTTGAAAAAGGCACCACTTTTACTGTGATGTTTCCACTTGCGAAATATACGTCCTTTGCTGAGGAGGAAATGGTCTGA
- a CDS encoding lmo0937 family membrane protein encodes MRSLLYIIAVILVIGWLIGAFAYSASGLIHILLVFAVISFLIGFIRRGTV; translated from the coding sequence ATGCGCTCTCTCTTGTATATTATCGCGGTTATTTTAGTAATAGGCTGGTTAATTGGGGCATTTGCCTACAGCGCTTCTGGGCTTATTCACATTCTTTTGGTATTTGCCGTTATCTCGTTCCTGATTGGATTTATCCGTAGAGGAACGGTTTAG